The genomic stretch CTGCCATCAGCTTTTTGCAATCTTTGTCTTTCCTGATGATTTCGCGGCCTCTAGggtttcttttgttctctgatgGACACATCCATGCTCTCTTCCATGGTATCCTGTTAGTCTTTCCTGCCTTATTTACTTGCCTAGTAgcttagtgttttcctttttttaaaaaaagatttatttatttacttgagagagcgagcgagagagagcgcgcaccattgggggtagggggcagaggcagagggagagagcgaatcacaagcagactcccggctgagcacggagcctgacttggggcttgatcccaggatcccaagatcatgacctgagccgaaaccaagagttggctgcttaaccgactgcgccacccaggcaccccgcttaGTGTTTTTCAAATGACCTTTATTAAGAGTTGACCAGTAaacatatattagttttctagtagaaaaaaaaaaactttaagaggATTTTATTCGtaaagtttttctgttttcagagccCAGGAGAGGAAAAAGTAAGAGGAAGGGGTGGGTACTGAAGAGATATCCTTTGaggtaaaaatcacattttagtgtataactttaaaaaatttcacccAGATTAGCTTTTGCCTAAAAAACTTGGAGTagtttattaccattttatactACTCACTACATTAggatttttagacattttaataggATAGGGCCTCTTGTAACAAGATCGTTGTCTTACTTGGTTTTACAGCACTACAGATTTATTTGCACTTAATTAGGGAATAAGTAGCAGTTGTTTACATTATGGCTGTTAGAACCCTGTAAGAGCCATTGAGATGAATTGTACCTTTCATCTTGTGATCAGATTGTGATTGTTTTGAGGGAACATAATTTGCCCCCCCCAATCATTTTAGCTTTGTGTTGTCAAAAAATGATGATCTAAGGGAAAGCCGCAGTTATCTGAAAAACACATTGCCTTCCACATTGATTTTTCTTAACTAGTAAGTAGGGTTTGCGGTTATAGTGGTAGTGGCcaaattttataattgatttaGATCACACAAGCAAAATCTTCTGATTGCAGTTTTAAAGTGTTTTTGATCAACCCTAATCATAGACAGAATATTATACTGGGCTTCTGAGCCTTCCTCCATTGGTGCATTGGTGTTAAAATGACTagaatcagtttttttctttcccttcttaccTAGTTCCTTATTTTAGATAAGTGGGGTAATGGATATTTCCAAGgcctggaatcttttttttttttttttacgtaaaTGTACACAGCCCTGCATTCATTTGGGAAAAGTGTTAAAGTCAGTGCCTGTCTAGTGACAGATGGTGCTTTGAGGTTGGACACCTGGTGTACTTTCCAAAGACTGAATGTCCTGCCTCTAGTGTGTTAATGTTCAGTGATCTAAAGAGCTACATCTCTGAGAAGAATATGAAATCTTATCTGGGAGGAGGTTGGACACTGGGACTGACAGCAGACTGCTGCTTTGTGATTCAGAAAATAGTAaatgtttacttttcctttccagttGCTGTCCTCCTCGCCTAACCGTGTTCCTAGCAGCAGACTGCATCAGAtcaaaagggtaaattttatttcCTAGCTCAGAGCTACAATTGTCTGAATTGtccactttgcttttattttcattctgaagATTTATCCATTAAACATGAGTCAGGCTGCCACTCTGGGTAGCCACAGACAGCTGGAAATTCTTCCGAGTGTGCAGGTAAAACACAGACGTGCCAGGGGTGACAGTCTTAGAATGTTCTGCTTGCGCTGTGATGATgtcaaagaaggcagaaaaaaaaagtcttttaaaattttcttcgaCGTAGAGAACCGCGTGGATGTGGATACTGTGTTTTCAGCACGTTTATCTTTGCAGGAGGAAGGCATGGATATGATGAACAGGGAAACTGCACACGAACGGTTAGTGCTTCATAAGAACAGGGCCTAGCTGGTTGTATGTCTTGTTCCTGAGCACTGATGgcctttcatttctgtttgttttagggAAGTGCAGACCGCAATGCAGATAAGCCAATCATGGGATGAGAGCTTGAGCCTGGTAATGTTAATCCcatgtttacttgtttttttaattttctggaaacCTTTATGTTGTTCATTGGcttcattaatttcttcataCCGTTTTGTCCACCCCTGTTTCCAAATTTGTATTCGTTTTTGATCTCTGCTTTTCCACCAGAACGTGAGATTGCAACTTTTTAGAGTCTGTACATTTCTATTCTAAAAATGTAGGCATGCTTGAGTAGTAAAGAGCTGTGATGTGCTGGATTGTGAATTATGAGGAAGTAACACTTTATGTTTACAGAGTGACAGCGATTTTGAGAAGCCGGAGAAACTATATTCTCCAAAAAGGATTGACTTCACTCCAGTTTCTCCGGCACCATCACCCACCAGAGGATTTGGAAAGGTAGGCTCATTGACAAGATGCTAACTCTCTTTCACACACTGAGCTCTTTACTctctaaaatacacacacacacacacacacacacagcctcatTTGTGAAGAATCCGATGACTAGAAGGAAAATTAATGAAAGTCAGTGATAGTAACTTGAAAAAACGGtctatcaatatatatatatattctctcgtgtgtgtgtgtgcgctaaGCAATTCTAAGGGTGTTTTTTCTATTATCATGAGAACCTTTTGAAAGCTGGAGCACTAGAACTATGTTAATATTAAATACGTTTTTTCTAGCAATGTTTTTCACCATCCTTACAAATGTTTGTGAGCAGCAGCGGGCTGCCACCAAGTCCCGTTCCTAGTCCAAGACGCTTTACCAGGTAAGTGAACCTGCCTTTCAAAAATTTGTCTCTCCTGATGAACTTTTTCCCCAAGGTTTtcttatggaaattttcaaacagacAACAAAATTGAACACAATGAGCATCCATATAATACCTATCACCTATGTTCTACCAGTGGCATTTTaccagatacacacacacacacacacacacacaatatatccTTTGTAAGGATAAGGGAAAAAATGTAAGATTGTAGAGCAGTCAAAtctaaatacctttttttttttttttaagattttatttatttatttgagagagagaatgagacagagagagcacgagatgggggagggtcagagggagaagcaggctcctcgccgagcagggagcccgatgtgggactcgatcctgggactccaggatcatgacctgagccgaaggcagtcgctcaaccaactgagccacccaggcgccctaaataccTTTTTAATAAGGtttatcttagaaaaaaaacccaaaactgttGTAGATATCTTGTCTCATAGAATGATTTCTAAAAATAGCTTAAAACGCTGTGTTGTTTCAGATTGCCATAGGCCAGCTAAGATCATGTTTTGGTATTTCAGTTCCTCAGCTTACAGCAGAGgcattttccattgttttctagatgattgtcaattttattgatttgtttggtGGGCTATAACGTTAATCTTGCATCTTAGAAGCACTTCACATCCTCCTGTTTGTTTATTCTCTGAAGCAGGAGGAGTCAGAGTCCAGTCAAGTGCATCAGGCCCAGTGTTCTTGGTCctctgaaaagaaaaggtaagCATCACACTTCTGATACTAAACCTCGTTGAGCTTGAGTGACAAATTAGAATTTGTCTGAAATTAGCTCAAGGCACGACtccttttttctaaagaaatgtgaaatattcTTGCCAATATATGCTTTATGGATACTAAGTTTTGTAAATTAGTTATCTGATACTGTCTATGTTTTTTGCACTTCATAACTGAAtcttattcatatattcatattaccaatatatattccaaaaatttTGCCTCTCAGTGATCTTAATAGAAAACAGATGCAAGTTAATACGTTGCAGAAGTATGTGCTTATGTCCTAGTAAATAGGTCTCTAAACATGCTGCATATTCAGATATAAGCCACCACCAAATTATGCCTCCCAGAGAGAGACTGCCTCATATTCGAACacataggggttttttttttttttttttaaagattttatttatttaggggcacctgggtggctcagttggttaagcgactgccttcggctcaggtcatgatcctggagtcccgNNNNNNNNNNNNNNNNNNNNNNNNNNNNNNNNNNNNNNNNNNNNNNNNNNNNNNNNNNNNNNNNNNNNNNNNNNNNNNNNNNNNNNNNNNNNNNNNNNNNNNNNNNNNNNNNNNNNNNNNNNNNNNNNNNNNNNNNNNNNNNNNNNNNNNNNNNNNNNNNNNNNNNNNNNNNNNNNNNNNNNNNNNNNNNNNNNNNNNNNNNNNNNNNNNNNNNNNNNNNNNNNNNNNNNNNNNNNNNNNNNNNNNNNNNNNNNNNNNNNNNNNNNNNNNNNNNNNNNNNNNNNNNNNNNNNNNNNNNNNNNNNNNNNNNNNNNNNNNNNNNNNNNNNNNNNNNNNNNNNNNNNNNNNNNNNNNNNNNNNNNNNNNNNNNNNNNNNNNNNNNNNNNNNNNNNNNNNNNNNaaaaaaaaaaaagattttatcatgctctctgtctctcattctctctctcaaataaataaataaaatctttaaaaaaaatctttaaaaaaaaaaagattttatttatttatttgagagagagaatgagaaagagagcacgagaggggggagggtcagagggagaagcagactccctgccgagcagggagcccgatgcgggactcgatcccgggactccaggatcatgacctgagccgaaggcagtcgcttaaccaactgagccacccaggcgcccgaacacaTAGGGTTTTTGATATGATGGGGGTGATCTTAATTACCTTATTTTGAATCACAGGGTAGTAAACTAAAATGATCTCACTCGGTGCTAGTTTCAGATGCCTGTGAGGGCCCCTGATggagtctattttaaaaaagcacaaaaaattaACATAGGTTGAGTCATTCATTATTCCTGGGGCTATACCCATATGATTGCAAGTGTTGGATGTCATTTTAAACAAGAGTTTTAAccataattttgaaaaagcagTTCAGCAAGTGGTTTCTTTGTGCAGATCACCTTTGGGGCCAGGAAACAGTCCCTCTCCTAATACTAGGTAAACAGGTATTTGCAGCTTTGGTGGAAGCTTTCCACCGATAGAGCATCATGCACAGATTCAAAAAGTACAATATTGCAGATAACTTAAAGATGGTGTGCTCTGGAAAATAGGTTTTGATATGGTGACGATGTTTGTATTTAgtgaacaaattttattttataacctaGTAGTCTTTTTCCTTAATGCTGCAAGGAATTATTTACAACCCTAAGAACCTTCTCAGGAGCTGTTAGGTGAAAataacacttggaaattaaagccattattattattgttattattaatttttgatatGTTGCAGGAAGTTGGTGGAATTAGTACGGTTGTTTGGTTTCAAAGCTATTCCAAAATATACCAGCAGATGGAGGAATTCTTTGCTGAAAAGGGCTAAAGTCTTTTGCTAATGAGGGGTTGTTGAAAGCCAGGCAGTAGCTTTTAAAAGCTCCATATTAAAGCAtggcaaaagcaaataaaaatataacctttCCTCAGttagtaattttcaaaatagCTCCAGAAGAAAGATAGTATGAATTAATTgataatatgaagaaaaaaatgaatgttgcATTTGTTGTTGCTTGATCTTTTTCCATCAGAAGAATCTTGTACAGCTGTAAATTCACAGTTACTAATTTCCCATTGGAGCATATAGTTAGGCCCaagaattagattttatttaatattccattttaaagcTCAGATAAGGAGCCTCAAAACCAAGgtatttgtgtgttttaaatCATAGCTTATTTGGAAAGGGGCTTTTTCTGTCTTAACAGAGGGTTTTTAGTCTTTGCACTCCTGGTGGCAAAATGTTGTTATTCCGATTGATGCAAAGTTTTTCTGCTACCTTACAGATGTTCTGAGACAGTTTATAAGATTGAGGTGGCCAGTACAACACCAATTTCGTGAATGGATTAATAATTGCTTTCAGTTACAGATGGGCATTCaaagttactttttatttttttaatttattttttttgaaagattttatttatttgagagagagaatgagagagagcacgagaggggggaaggtcagagggagaagcagactccctgctgagcaaggagcccgatgtgggactcgatcccaggactccaggatcatgacctgagccgaaggcagtcgcttaaccaactgagccacccaggcgcccccaaagttactttttaaaaagttcattttcactaaGTAGTCTAAAGCAATCTTTGATTTATACACCATTTATTAGACTACATATTTTTTAACCCATTTGACTTCAACTCAGGAAATATTCCAAtattaaagtaatataaaatCAATAGTCTTCACTAATTCTCAGGATAAATCATTATTCACTGTGAACTTCAGCTGTTTGGGGATTCTTTATTTCTGCTGGGGTAAGCCTTGATTCATTTTGCCCGATGCAGTCCGTGTTCTGCTCTtctattaaagaattttttttttttttttgcgtgttaaataagagtgttttttttttttttttttttttagggctgcTTGCTTTTTGGTTGAGGTTATATGGAAGTATATTTCTTCCACCTTAAAGCACGTGGAAAAACAGCTTTGAAGTAATGGCTTGACGAAGTATTCTGAGCTTTCGTTAAACAAAGATCATCCTATTTAAGCACCATGCCTGTATCTGTAAAATTGTTTTACGGTAGCATCATCTCTTTCTGTTTTAGGTGAAATGGAGACAGAAAGCCAGCCCAAGAGGCTCTTCCAAGGCACTACCAGTATGCTGTCTCCGGAGGCTGCGCAACTGTCTGATCTCAGTTCAtggtaaaaaatgaaatcaaatccaAAGGATGTTAGGGTATGATCTGTTAAAAAAGAGCCACATCAAAAGTATATTGGGatcatttgaaataatatttggcTTTTTATTCATGCTCTGTAGAGGGGAAAGCTCCATGGAGGtacagaaaatgtgaaaaaaaagataatttgaaagTCATTGAGTACTCCTTTAgaagtgtgtgtatgtttttggCACCTTCACCTTCCTTCCTAACTCCTGTTAGGTCAGCCTCTCTCAGTAGGTGCTAATGGTGTGGGAGAGTGGCAACAGCTGGATGGCGTGAGAAAGAGTCTGGGTTGCTGTGGATAATGTGCATTGATTGTAGCTG from Neomonachus schauinslandi chromosome X, ASM220157v2, whole genome shotgun sequence encodes the following:
- the PABIR2 gene encoding PABIR family member 2 isoform X6, yielding MAQEKMELDFEPDASDGGTLRRSSSAPLIHGLSDLSQVFQPYTFRTRRNSTTIMSRHSLVSIELLSSSPNRVPSSRLHQIKREEGMDMMNRETAHEREVQTAMQISQSWDESLSLSDSDFEKPEKLYSPKRIDFTPVSPAPSPTRGFGKQCFSPSLQMFVSSSGLPPSPVPSPRRFTSRRSQSPVKCIRPSVLGPLKRKGEMETESQPKRLFQGTTSMLSPEAAQLSDLSSWWCYQGEEIPALTRCVEHLQMNE
- the PABIR2 gene encoding PABIR family member 2 isoform X2, whose product is MAQEKMELDFEPDASDGGTLRRSSSAPLIHGLSDLSQVFQPYTFRTRRNSTTIMSRHSLVSIELLSSSPNRVPSSRLHQIKREEGMDMMNRETAHEREVQTAMQISQSWDESLSLSDSDFEKPEKLYSPKRIDFTPVSPAPSPTRGFGKQCFSPSLQMFVSSSGLPPSPVPSPRRFTSRRSQSPVKCIRPSVLGPLKRKGEMETESQPKRLFQGTTSMLSPEAAQLSDLSSCSDILDGSSSSSGLSSDSLAKGSTTAESPVACSNSCSPFILMDDLSPK
- the PABIR2 gene encoding PABIR family member 2 isoform X4 gives rise to the protein MAQEKMELDFEPDASDGGTLRRSSSAPLIHGLSDLSQVFQPYTFRTRRNSTTIMSRHSLVSIELLSSSPNRVPSSRLHQIKREEGMDMMNRETAHEREVQTAMQISQSWDESLSLSDSDFEKPEKLYSPKRIDFTPVSPAPSPTRGFGKQCFSPSLQMFVSSSGLPPSPVPSPRRFTRRSQSPVKCIRPSVLGPLKRKGEMETESQPKRLFQGTTSMLSPEAAQLSDLSSCSDILDGSSSSSGLSSDSLAKGSTTAESPVACSNSCSPFILMDDLSPK
- the PABIR2 gene encoding PABIR family member 2 isoform X8; amino-acid sequence: MAQEKMELDFEPDASDGGTLRRSSSAPLIHGLSDLSQVFQPYTFRTRRNSTTIMSRHSLLLSSSPNRVPSSRLHQIKREEGMDMMNRETAHEREVQTAMQISQSWDESLSLSDSDFEKPEKLYSPKRIDFTPVSPAPSPTRGFGKQCFSPSLQMFVSSSGLPPSPVPSPRRFTRRSQSPVKCIRPSVLGPLKRKGEMETESQPKRLFQGTTSMLSPEAAQLSDLSSWWCYQGEEIPALTRCVEHLQMNE
- the PABIR2 gene encoding PABIR family member 2 isoform X5 — its product is MAQEKMELDFEPDASDGGTLRRSSSAPLIHGLSDLSQVFQPYTFRTRRNSTTIMSRHSLLLSSSPNRVPSSRLHQIKREEGMDMMNRETAHEREVQTAMQISQSWDESLSLSDSDFEKPEKLYSPKRIDFTPVSPAPSPTRGFGKQCFSPSLQMFVSSSGLPPSPVPSPRRFTSRRSQSPVKCIRPSVLGPLKRKGEMETESQPKRLFQGTTSMLSPEAAQLSDLSSWWCYQGEEIPALTRCVEHLQMNE
- the PABIR2 gene encoding PABIR family member 2 isoform X1 translates to MAQEKMELDFEPDASDGGTLRRSSSAPLIHGLSDLSQVFQPYTFRTRRNSTTIMSRHSLLLSSSPNRVPSSRLHQIKREEGMDMMNRETAHEREVQTAMQISQSWDESLSLSDSDFEKPEKLYSPKRIDFTPVSPAPSPTRGFGKQCFSPSLQMFVSSSGLPPSPVPSPRRFTSRRSQSPVKCIRPSVLGPLKRKGEMETESQPKRLFQGTTSMLSPEAAQLSDLSSCSDILDGSSSSSGLSSDSLAKGSTTAESPVACSNSCSPFILMDDLSPK
- the PABIR2 gene encoding PABIR family member 2 isoform X3, which produces MAQEKMELDFEPDASDGGTLRRSSSAPLIHGLSDLSQVFQPYTFRTRRNSTTIMSRHSLLLSSSPNRVPSSRLHQIKREEGMDMMNRETAHEREVQTAMQISQSWDESLSLSDSDFEKPEKLYSPKRIDFTPVSPAPSPTRGFGKQCFSPSLQMFVSSSGLPPSPVPSPRRFTRRSQSPVKCIRPSVLGPLKRKGEMETESQPKRLFQGTTSMLSPEAAQLSDLSSCSDILDGSSSSSGLSSDSLAKGSTTAESPVACSNSCSPFILMDDLSPK
- the PABIR2 gene encoding PABIR family member 2 isoform X13, which gives rise to MAQEKMELDFEPDASDGGTLRRSSSAPLIHGLSDLSQVFQPYTFRTRRNSTTIMSRHSLEEGMDMMNRETAHEREVQTAMQISQSWDESLSLSDSDFEKPEKLYSPKRIDFTPVSPAPSPTRGFGKQCFSPSLQMFVSSSGLPPSPVPSPRRFTRRSQSPVKCIRPSVLGPLKRKGEMETESQPKRLFQGTTSMLSPEAAQLSDLSSWWCYQGEEIPALTRCVEHLQMNE
- the PABIR2 gene encoding PABIR family member 2 isoform X9, which encodes MAQEKMELDFEPDASDGGTLRRSSSAPLIHGLSDLSQVFQPYTFRTRRNSTTIMSRHSLEEGMDMMNRETAHEREVQTAMQISQSWDESLSLSDSDFEKPEKLYSPKRIDFTPVSPAPSPTRGFGKQCFSPSLQMFVSSSGLPPSPVPSPRRFTRRSQSPVKCIRPSVLGPLKRKGEMETESQPKRLFQGTTSMLSPEAAQLSDLSSCSDILDGSSSSSGLSSDSLAKGSTTAESPVACSNSCSPFILMDDLSPK
- the PABIR2 gene encoding PABIR family member 2 isoform X11 — translated: MAQEKMELDFEPDASDGGTLRRSSSAPLIHGLSDLSQVFQPYTFRTRRNSTTIMSRHSLEEGMDMMNRETAHEREVQTAMQISQSWDESLSLSDSDFEKPEKLYSPKRIDFTPVSPAPSPTRGFGKQCFSPSLQMFVSSSGLPPSPVPSPRRFTSRRSQSPVKCIRPSVLGPLKRKGEMETESQPKRLFQGTTSMLSPEAAQLSDLSSWWCYQGEEIPALTRCVEHLQMNE
- the PABIR2 gene encoding PABIR family member 2 isoform X12, whose product is MAQEKMELDFEPDASDGGTLRRSSSAPLIHGLSDLSQVFQPYTFRTRRNSTTIMSRHSLVSIEEEGMDMMNRETAHEREVQTAMQISQSWDESLSLSDSDFEKPEKLYSPKRIDFTPVSPAPSPTRGFGKQCFSPSLQMFVSSSGLPPSPVPSPRRFTRRSQSPVKCIRPSVLGPLKRKGEMETESQPKRLFQGTTSMLSPEAAQLSDLSSWWCYQGEEIPALTRCVEHLQMNE
- the PABIR2 gene encoding PABIR family member 2 isoform X10 — encoded protein: MAQEKMELDFEPDASDGGTLRRSSSAPLIHGLSDLSQVFQPYTFRTRRNSTTIMSRHSLVSIEEEGMDMMNRETAHEREVQTAMQISQSWDESLSLSDSDFEKPEKLYSPKRIDFTPVSPAPSPTRGFGKQCFSPSLQMFVSSSGLPPSPVPSPRRFTSRRSQSPVKCIRPSVLGPLKRKGEMETESQPKRLFQGTTSMLSPEAAQLSDLSSWWCYQGEEIPALTRCVEHLQMNE
- the PABIR2 gene encoding PABIR family member 2 isoform X7; this translates as MAQEKMELDFEPDASDGGTLRRSSSAPLIHGLSDLSQVFQPYTFRTRRNSTTIMSRHSLEEGMDMMNRETAHEREVQTAMQISQSWDESLSLSDSDFEKPEKLYSPKRIDFTPVSPAPSPTRGFGKQCFSPSLQMFVSSSGLPPSPVPSPRRFTSRRSQSPVKCIRPSVLGPLKRKGEMETESQPKRLFQGTTSMLSPEAAQLSDLSSCSDILDGSSSSSGLSSDSLAKGSTTAESPVACSNSCSPFILMDDLSPK